From the genome of Danio rerio strain Tuebingen ecotype United States chromosome 2, GRCz12tu, whole genome shotgun sequence, one region includes:
- the wu:fj49a02 gene encoding myomegalin isoform X32: MESGAAGERDSLEDEEGNVGRPTCPITDGLGEAPLQTHPMREFEQHLNDLKKENFSLKLRIYFLEERIQLQFEESSDHIYRTNIELKVEVESLKQELQEKQQELETALATAESLTNHNEADVQRRSRERQMEIQHTQQLDTHTQQEAQLVRDRAECVVSVSESPSLHPSVTMETGGDPCTQPYADTDADRLERLRVALGCQERVVLQLTEERTHLRQRLVQMEAELQHLSTCLLQKERDAQFYQEELERERIHVQQEMQSLVEQQYEDAAGQCVSEQQVETLQTQITHSQNSNQELQQKLCELESELLSIRQTSQEQENTIQTLTHTLSTKDTQTQELYNVIEGQNKTLCKLRESQRLQPTQAPADAPDPVLQGSAVSCDLEETRCALTLTQRRLQDLQRERERLQTELQNTLQHRESAHTHTQDLRQAVEQLRSELQVKVCELRDREVQAQTHIADRDRTIAQLQQSLSRKDKQLQEYSELLNPSSDSSGVVDRDTLLQTLRRRIRERDRALESSIDERFRCVEQQEAEVRRLQLVLREKDRDLERLSSVLQSNNHTLTGLDAVLRSKDLELQGALEACRRLEFLKQQSEEKHTLAVRERDGIIKRLQTALHTHTTHTEELQVAGGQGSAGLLLKLSEAERLLQEVMSERSRQLQEHQRQISDLLEALSCRDQELQAYGERMGRLISERSDQLQDLRSLLNTHQQQLNTAHRERDTHTAQLKEKDTLIQELLQVQRHTLIPTAAADGVCMSSSTDLEIQTVRDELQLSLRKHRETERELSDLRALLPAGHHDTVSFNQQQLVSQQQKLNEVLRAEEDLQQSHSDSSSHHSGVQEECVLRARGTLLMLEPDDTGESSSDEDDGDGDDEDLGSSSEEFSDSIEDEEKLTQKVEVGQPGYEMLLSQNAEEIQCDEEQRRGVELCGAMVQKDEALSHTRSADEECMASAAHEEGSVRCRGSEKAEADQQTCHEPQRDYCTFREEEYEEDEDDEDEGEEAAEIRAPPGKRGPPCVKLRESRRKRRCTRPHSLDLGALLSHTPAARGQGVEMEREVEGDSGSSSTGGGGAIGFWQHVEVGLREQAERLRGDLAVSRQENRELQERLMVSEATVHAQAEQIKDYRELLTESAVQQDSKQVQVDLQDLGYETSGRSENEAEREDTSSPEFDDLEMCVTLSGSRRSVCRSDSEADDASSLKGLVQDLRAQLSRSHKVIRGLQLRVRSLSATSDYASSLERTPRKVNWMCVSARAGEGFECVCEPPLRRSREMQELLSRVELLETQIRRPKMEDKMEESCAPRPGKYNTLIQAQARELCHLRQVMREGGSLCHTLTQHLSDATKAFEQLLRANDIDYYTSQSFRQQLSQSSTLAHRVCSRISGRDGPEQQDDKTGHELLALRLSKELQHKDDIIQSLHTQLQQRPDTPCSSHAHSETTDQSECTSFLSDERGSTNEDADLCSDVDASSECVEDERRPDRVFSTPHSLSGCQLTAHTQSRIQPIRGVDGSSCYQSGVDVIEEHLREIRSLRQRLEDSIRTNERLRQQLEARLTPAARDTVAPTNIFIQSPDAVSRLSTEVRTLKEEQLELQARLRASRDSCEEAEQLREAVLSGRVRLQQAELEAEQWKEELRRLQTHNSEQSQQIQQLRQDRHNNQEHNSRLQHKVSSLQQQLAESRSLLRSLQSELQLYERVCGVRTSSAAGLVCELQGPSGDWSELLLEVRALRAQLENSALRTHMQKQLEQCSEPRPSPTIPASPLYRRQLLHDPSPSPPVRDVGPFPSGPLYSPYSEMEESVLNTHDALEPHTELHGDAVDGCYANANGRHAVAHVQDYSALQQQLTEGRAAAQRVEETLRRVLGYTVLHTLLPDTHTLHTLLADTHTLQQVLDEAVSLLKMFWRAALPNTDGHTHLLQRELQALRLRVQEQEELLQGTVQRLRNTSRSKENMENYILSQLSRTRDVLKQARVNLEVKSSPVAPQVLLLGLA, translated from the exons GGCGACAGCAGAGAGTCTGACCAATCACAATGAAGCAGATGTGCAGAGGCGGAGCCGAGAGAGACAGATGGAGATACAGCACACACAGcagctggacacacacacacagcag GAGGCTCAGCTAGTGCGGGACAGGGCGGAGTGTGTGGTCAGTGTGTCCGAGTCTCCCTCCCTGCATCCCTCTGTCACCATGGAGACGGGCGGAGACCCCTGCACACAGCCGTATGCAGACACAGATGCAGACAG gctGGAGCGGCTGCGTGTGGCACTGGGCTGTCAGGAGCGGGTGGTGCTGCAGTTGACGGAGGAGCGCACACACCTGAGACAGCGGCTGGTGCAGATGGAGGCGGAGCTACAGCACCTGTCCACCTGTCTGCTGCAGAAGGAGAGAGACGCACAg TTTTATCAGGAGGAGCTGGAGCGCGAGAGGATCCACGTGCAGCAGGAGATGCAG agtcTGGTGGAACAGCAGTATGAGGACGCGGCAGGGCAGTGTGTGTCGGAGCAGCAGGTGGAGACGCTGCAGACGCAGATCACACACAGCCAGAACAGCAACCAG gagCTGCAGCAGAAGCTGTGTGAGCTGGAGTCAGAGCTGCTCTCCATCAGACAGACCTCACAGGAGCAGGAGAACACCATCCAGACGCTCACACACACCCTGAGCACTAAAGACACACAG actcAGGAGCTGTATAATGTGATTGAGGGGCAGAACAAAACACTGTGTAAACTCAGAGAGAGCCAGCGGCTGCAACCCACACag GCTCCAGCAGACGCTCCAGATCCGGTTCTGCAGGGTTCTGCAGTGAGCTGTGATCTGGAGGAGACTCGGTGCGCGCTCACACTGACCCAGAGACGACTGCAGGACCTGCAGCGAGAGCGAGAGCGGCTGCAGACCGAACTGCAGAACACACTGCAGCACAGagagagcgcacacacacacacacag GACCTGCGGCAGGCGGTGGAGCAGCTGCGCTCTGAGCTGCAGGTAAAGGTGTGTGAGCTGCGTGATCGGGAGGTGCAGGCGCAGACACACATTGCAGACAGAGACCGAACCATCGCGCAGCTGCAGCAGAGCTTGAGCCGCAAAGACAAACAACTGCAG gagtaCTCAGAGCTGCTGAATCCCTCATCTGACTCCAGTGGAGTGGTGGACAGAGACACACTCCTGCAGACACTGAGGAGACGCATCCGAGAGCGGGACAGAGCCCTGGAG AGCTCTATTGATGAGAGGTTCCGCTGTGTGGAGCAGCAGGAGGCTGAGGTGCGGCGGCTGCAGCTGGTGCTGCGAGAGAAAGACCGAGACCTGGAGAGACTGAGCAGCGTCCTGCAGAGCAACAACCACACCCTCACg GGTCTGGATGCAGTGCTGCGCAGTAAGGATCTGGAGCTGCAGGGGGCGCTGGAGGCCTGTCGGAGGCTGGAGTTTCTGAAGCAGCAGAGCGAGGAGAAACACACACTCGCTGTCCGAGAGCGAGACGGCATCATCAAGCGGCTGCAGAccgccctgcacacacacaccacacacactgaG gagctgCAGGTGGCGGGGGGGCAGGGCTCTGCTGGACTCCTGCTTAAGCTCTCGGAGGCGGAGCGTCTGCTGCAGGAAGTGATGTCAGAGCGCAGCCGGCAACTACAGGAACACCAGCGGCAGATCTCAGACCTGCTGGAGGCCCTGAGCTGCAGAGACCAGGAGCTGCAG GCGTATGGCGAGCGAATGGGCCGGCTGATCTCAGAGCGCTCAGATCAGCTGCAGGACCTGCGGAGTCTGCTGAACACACACCAGCAGCAGCTGAACACAgcgcacagagagagagacacacacaccgCACAGCTGAAGGAGAAGGACACACTCatacag GAGCTGCTGCAGGTTCAGAGACACACACTGATCCCTACAGCAGCAGCAGACG GTGTGTGTATGAGCAGCTCAACTGATCTGGAGATACAGACCGTCAGAGATGAGCTACAGCTGAGCCTCAGAAAACACAGAGAGActgag cgagAACTGTCAGACCTGCGCGCTTTACTGCCTGCTGGACATCATGACACTGTGAGCTTCAATCAGCAG cagCTGGTCTCGCAGCAGCAGAAGTTGAATGAAGTTCTGAGAGCAGAAGAGGATCTTCAACAGAGTCACTCAGACAG cagctCTCACCACAGCGGTGTGCAGGAGGAGTGTGTGTTGCGTGCGCGCGGGACGCTGCTGATGCTGGAGCCGGACGACACTGGAG AGTCCAgcagtgatgaagatgatggagaTGGAGATGATGAAGATCTGGGCAGCAGCAGTGAAGAATTCAGCGACAGCATCGAGGACGAGGAGAAGCTAACACAG aagGTGGAGGTGGGTCAGCCTGGGTATGAGATGCTGCTGTCCCAGAATGCAGAGGAGATACAGTGTGATGAAGAGCAGAGGAGAGGAGTCGAGCTGTGTGGAGCGATGGTGCAGAAGGATGAGGCGCTCTCTCAcaccag GAGCGCTGATGAAGAGTGTATGGCGTCAGCAGCACATGAGGAGGGGTCTGTGCGCTGCAGAGGGTCCGAGAAGGCTGAAGCAGACCAGCAGACCTGCCATGAGCCTCAGAGAGATTACTGTACGTTCAGAGAGGAGGAGTATGAGGAGGAcgaggatgatgaggatgaaggAGAGGAAGCAGCAGAGATCCGGGCTCCACCAGGCAAGCGCGGCCCTCCGTGTGTGAAGCTGCGGGAGTCTCGGAGGAAGAGGAGGTGCACCAGGCCTCATTCCCTGGACCTGGGAGCCCTGCtgtcacacacacctgcagcccGCGGCCAG GGTGTAGAGATGGAGCGTGAGGTGGAGGGAGACAGTGGCAGCTCCAGCACTGGAGGAGGCGGAGCCATTGGCTTCTGGCAGCATGTGGAGGTGGGGCTCCGGGAGCAGGCGGAGCGTCTCCGTGGTGACCTCGCTGTGAGTCGTCAGGAGAATCGGGAGCTGCAGGAGAGACTGATGGTGTCAGAGGCGACGGTTCACGCACAGGCCGAACAGATCAAAGACTACAGAGAGCTGCTga CGGAGAGTGCGGTTCAGCAGGACAGTAAGCAGGTGCAGGTGGACCTTCAGGATCTGGGATACGAGACAAGCGGCCGCAGTGAGAATGAAGCCGAGAGAGAGGACACCAGCAGCCCCg AGTTTGATGATCTGGAGATGTGTGTGACGCTGTCGGGGAGCAGACGCAGTGTGTGTCGCAGTGACAGTGAAGCAGACGACGCGTCCTCACTGAAGGGTTTGGTGCAGGACCTGCGTGCGCAGCTCTCTCGCAGCCACAAGGTGATCCGCGGCCTGCAGCTGCGCGTGCGCTCACTCTCCGCCACCTCCGACTACGCCTCCAGCCTGGAGCGCACGCCGCGCAAG GTGAACTGGATGTGTGTTTCTGCGCGCGCGGGCGAgggttttgagtgtgtgtgtgagccgcCACTGAGACGCAGCCGAGAGATGCAGGAGCTGTTGAGCCGCGTGGAGCTGCTGGAGACGCAGATCAGGAGACCCAAGATGGAGGACAAGATGGAGGAGAGCTGTGCCCCGCGGCCcgg GAAGTACAACACACTGATCCAGGCGCAGGCGCGGGAGCTGTGTCACCTGCGGCAGGTGATGCGGGAGGGCGGCAGCCTctgtcacacactcacacaacacCTGAGCGACGCCACCAAAGCCTTCGAGCAGCTGCTGCGCGCAAACGACATCGACTACTACACCAGCCAGAGCTTCCGGCAGCAGCTATCCCAGAGTTCCACACTCGCACACAGAGTCTGCAGCCGGATCAGCGGcc GTGATGGACCTGAACAGCAGGACGATAAAACAGGCCACGAGCTGCTGGCGCtcag gctGAGTAAAGAGCTTCAGCACAAAGACGACATCATCCAGTCCCTCCACACACAGTTACAGCAGCGCCCGGACACGCCCTGCAGCAGCCACGCCCATTCTGAGACCACCGACCAATCAGAATGTACCTCGTTCCTGTCTGACGAGAGAGGCTCCACCAATGAGGATGCAGATCTGTGCTCTGACGTCGACGCCTCCAGTGAGTGTGTGGAGGACGAAAGGAGACCAGACagag TGTTCAGCACGCCACACTCTCTGTCCGGCTGTCAGCtgaccgcacacacacagagcaggattcagccaatcagaggcgTTGATGGATCGTCATGCTAtcagtcag GTGTTGATGTGATCGAGGAGCACCTGAGAGAGATTCGGTCTCTACGGCAACGGCTGGAGGATTCCATCAGGACCAATGAGAGGCTGAGACAGCAGCTGGAGGCGCGGCTAACCCCTGCGGCCAGAGacacgg TGGCTCCAACCAACATCTTTATCCAGAGTCCTGATGCTGTGAGTCGCCTGAGCACTGAAGTCAGAACACTGAAGGAGGAACAGCTGGAGCTGCAGGCCAGACTACGAGCCAgcagag ACAGCTGTGAGGAGGCGGAGCAGCTTCGGGAGGCGGTGCTTTCTGGGCGTGTCCGTCTGCAGCAGGCGGAGCTAGAGGCGGAGCAATGGAAGGAGGAGCTGAGGAGGCTGCAGACGCACAACTCTGAGCAGAGCCAACAAATACAACAACTGCGGCAGGACAGACACAACAACCAGGAGCACAAcagcag gctgcAGCACAAGGTCTCCTCCCTCCAGCAGCAGTTAGCAGAGAGCCGGTCACTGCTGCGCTCCCTACAGAGTGAACTGCAGCTGTACGAGCGAGTGTGTGGCGTCAGGACAAGCAGCGCTGCAG ggcTGGTGTGTGAGCTGCAGGGCCCATCGGGGGACTGGTCTGAGCTGCTGCTGGAGGTTCGGGCTCTAAGGGCTCAGCTGGAGAACTCTGCTCTgcgcacacacatgcagaaaCAGCTGGAGCAGTGCAGCGAGCCGCGTCCGTCGCCCACCATCCCTGCCAGCCCACTGTACCGGCGCCAGCTGCTGCACG ACCCGTCTCCTTCTCCTCCTGTCAGAGATGTGGGTCCGTTTCCCAGCGGGCCGCTGTACTCACCGTACTCCGAGATGGAGGAGAGCGTGCTGAACActcacg ACGCGCTGGAGCCGCACACAGAGCTGCATGGAGATGCGGTAGACGGATGCTACGCTAACGCTAACGGCAGACACGCGGTCGCACATGTGCAGGACTACAGCGCACTGCAGCAGCAGCTGACGGAGGGGCGAGCGGCGGCACAGCGGGTGGAGGAGACACTGCGGagg GTGCTGGGCTACACTGTGCTGCACACACTCCtgccggacacacacacactgcacacactcctggcggacacacacacactgcagcaggTTCTGGATGAGGCTGTTTCTCTGCTGAAGATGTTCTGGCGCGCGGCTCTGCCCAACACTGAcggacacacacacctgctgcagAGG GAGCTGCAGGCGCTGCGGCTGCGGGTGCAGGAACAGGAGGAGCTGCTGCAGGGAACCGTCCAGCGTCTGCGCAACACCAGCCGGAGCAAAGAGAACATGGAGAACTACATCCTGAGCCAgc TGTCGCGGACGCGAGACGTGCTGAAACAGGCCCGGGTCAATCTGGAG GTAAAGTCTTCCCCGGTGGCTCCGCAGGTTCTTCTGCTTGGTCTCGCATGA